Proteins from one Clostridium cellulovorans 743B genomic window:
- a CDS encoding ABC transporter ATP-binding protein: MEKSEQTEKYKLGPSEEALLENFRRNKNHTLKTLIGLYKGHYLKLFFSVVFFIIKHSSVWVLPIVTSNIINAATNRGENAVKVIIINVIVILVMVIQNVPTNYIHTVLYAKAIRSIERDLRSSLVRKLQQLSIAYHNEMQSGRLQSKIMRDVEQIENLSAQIFITILSIMLNIVVALSIVIFKSLTVFLFFLATIPVAVLIIVVFRGKIKRYNSDYRKEMEETSVRVMEMVELIPVTRAHGLEKQETKKMDNQLINVAKKGLKLDIIQSYFSSISWVAFQVFQIICLGFTGYLAVKEYITVGEVVMYQTYFASIVAQVSGVITLLPTIAKGLESVNSVGDILLCDDIENNRKKKKIKSITGEVTFKNVNFQYKDSETPVLQNLSFSIRPGETIAFVGPSGAGKSTILNLVIGFFQASAGQVFIDSEDIKDINLPSYRSHIAVVPQNAILFSDTIRENILYGTDDISEEELDKIIKAANLEELIESLPEGLDTKINEHGSNLSGGQRQRISIARAFVRNPKILILDEATSALDSISEKKIQESIERLVKDRTTLVVAHRLSTIRNADRIAVIGNGGLQEIGNYDELMEKKGEFYKLKKLQM; this comes from the coding sequence GTGGAGAAGTCAGAGCAGACAGAGAAGTATAAGTTAGGACCATCGGAGGAAGCACTTTTAGAAAACTTTAGACGTAACAAGAATCATACTTTAAAAACCCTCATTGGATTGTATAAAGGTCATTACTTGAAGTTGTTTTTCTCAGTTGTGTTTTTTATAATTAAACATTCATCCGTATGGGTGTTGCCAATTGTAACCTCAAATATTATCAATGCAGCTACTAACAGAGGAGAAAACGCAGTAAAGGTAATTATTATTAACGTCATTGTAATCCTTGTTATGGTAATACAAAATGTACCAACCAATTATATTCATACTGTACTTTATGCAAAAGCCATAAGAAGTATAGAAAGAGACCTTAGAAGCTCACTTGTAAGGAAGTTGCAGCAACTTTCTATTGCATATCATAATGAAATGCAGTCAGGAAGATTACAATCAAAGATTATGCGTGATGTAGAGCAGATTGAAAATTTATCAGCGCAGATTTTTATAACAATACTAAGTATTATGCTAAATATAGTTGTAGCATTAAGTATTGTCATTTTTAAGAGTTTAACAGTATTCCTATTTTTTCTTGCGACAATACCTGTGGCTGTACTTATTATTGTGGTATTTAGAGGGAAGATTAAAAGATACAATAGTGATTATAGAAAAGAAATGGAAGAAACCTCTGTTCGTGTAATGGAAATGGTAGAATTAATTCCTGTTACAAGAGCTCACGGATTAGAAAAACAAGAGACAAAGAAGATGGATAACCAACTGATAAATGTGGCTAAAAAAGGTTTAAAGTTAGATATTATTCAATCATATTTTTCATCTATTAGTTGGGTTGCCTTTCAGGTCTTTCAAATAATTTGTCTTGGGTTCACAGGATATTTAGCAGTTAAGGAGTATATTACAGTAGGAGAGGTTGTAATGTACCAGACTTATTTTGCATCTATTGTAGCGCAGGTTTCTGGTGTTATTACATTATTGCCTACTATTGCAAAAGGTTTAGAATCAGTCAATTCTGTTGGTGACATATTACTTTGTGATGATATAGAGAATAATCGTAAGAAAAAGAAAATCAAGAGCATAACTGGTGAAGTTACCTTTAAGAACGTGAATTTTCAATATAAAGATAGTGAAACTCCAGTATTGCAGAATTTAAGTTTTTCAATAAGACCTGGGGAGACTATAGCCTTTGTAGGACCTTCAGGAGCAGGAAAATCAACAATTTTAAACCTTGTAATCGGATTTTTCCAAGCTTCAGCAGGACAAGTGTTCATTGATAGTGAAGATATAAAGGATATAAATTTGCCAAGTTATCGCTCGCATATTGCCGTTGTACCTCAAAATGCTATTTTATTTTCTGATACTATTAGAGAAAATATTCTTTATGGTACAGATGATATATCGGAGGAAGAATTAGATAAAATAATTAAGGCAGCAAACTTAGAAGAATTGATTGAATCTTTACCAGAAGGCTTAGATACAAAAATCAATGAGCATGGTAGCAATCTTTCTGGAGGACAACGCCAGAGGATTTCTATAGCCAGAGCTTTTGTTAGGAATCCTAAAATATTGATTCTCGATGAAGCAACATCTGCACTAGACAGTATTTCAGAAAAAAAGATACAAGAATCCATTGAAAGACTTGTAAAAGACAGGACAACTTTGGTTGTTGCTCATAGATTATCTACAATTAGAAATGCAGATAGAATTGCAGTTATTGGCAATGGTGGTTTGCAGGAGATAGGTAATTATGATGAATTAATGGAAAAGAAGGGTGAATTCTATAAATTGAAGAAGTTGCAGATGTAA
- a CDS encoding SGNH/GDSL hydrolase family protein, with amino-acid sequence MKENEKLKVYPLSDIEYLKIHGRTTKCLSPLTVFWTGGGIELNVKGSELWVEVEVDYDIYEPWISVVINSAPVSRQMLISGRYWVCLFRGMSEGIVKNLRIIRDVQAMSADPSCSLKIHAVKFDGEFLPVEERLYKFEFIGDSITSGEGIIGAKVEDDWISMWFSAVYNYTAMTAAAFNAEYRVISQSGWGVFTSWDNNPYCNIPKYYDKVCGLLNGEKNEALGAFEENDFESWQPDVVVVNLGTNDMGAFNSPEWRDEATGESHKQRLNDDGTFNEEDIKAFENAVEGFLVKLRKHNRTANIVWVYGMLGSIIMPAIYRAVDNYKKNSGDIKVSVFQLPNTTDEAVGSRNHPGRLSHERAAKELIGYIKEVLVNR; translated from the coding sequence ATGAAAGAAAATGAAAAACTAAAGGTATATCCATTATCTGATATAGAATATTTAAAGATTCATGGAAGAACGACGAAATGTCTTTCACCATTAACAGTGTTTTGGACAGGTGGCGGTATTGAATTAAATGTTAAGGGTTCTGAACTTTGGGTTGAGGTAGAAGTAGATTATGATATTTATGAACCTTGGATTAGTGTAGTTATCAATTCTGCTCCTGTAAGCAGACAAATGTTAATATCAGGTAGATATTGGGTTTGCTTATTTAGAGGTATGAGTGAAGGTATTGTAAAGAATCTTCGCATTATAAGAGATGTTCAGGCAATGAGTGCTGATCCTAGCTGTTCTTTAAAAATACATGCAGTGAAGTTCGATGGAGAATTTCTACCAGTAGAAGAAAGACTATATAAATTTGAGTTTATAGGAGACAGTATTACTTCTGGTGAAGGAATAATAGGAGCTAAAGTTGAAGACGATTGGATTTCTATGTGGTTTAGTGCAGTATATAACTATACAGCAATGACAGCAGCAGCTTTTAATGCAGAATATAGAGTAATTTCTCAAAGTGGATGGGGCGTCTTTACTAGCTGGGATAACAACCCATATTGTAATATCCCTAAGTACTATGATAAAGTTTGTGGACTTTTAAATGGAGAAAAGAATGAAGCTTTAGGGGCCTTTGAAGAAAATGATTTTGAATCTTGGCAACCAGATGTGGTGGTAGTTAACCTTGGAACCAATGATATGGGAGCTTTCAATTCTCCAGAATGGAGAGACGAAGCAACAGGTGAAAGTCATAAGCAACGTTTAAATGATGATGGAACCTTTAATGAGGAAGATATAAAAGCTTTTGAAAATGCAGTGGAAGGTTTTCTTGTTAAGCTTAGAAAACACAATAGAACTGCAAATATTGTATGGGTCTACGGAATGTTAGGCTCAATAATTATGCCAGCAATTTATCGTGCAGTGGATAATTATAAGAAAAATTCAGGAGATATTAAAGTTTCTGTTTTCCAACTTCCAAATACTACAGATGAAGCTGTAGGCTCAAGAAATCATCCGGGAAGGTTATCCCATGAGAGGGCAGCAAAAGAGTTGATTGGGTATATTAAAGAGGTTTTAGTGAACCGATAA
- a CDS encoding sugar ABC transporter substrate-binding protein: protein MYLAIPNSFFIPVCYVDDIFNIEETIQVQEYISQSCFLNKLEAREELVIGVSLPTQRDERWVRDRKAMEAYAKEKKVTLKIEICEYDVVKQISQVKNLISQGIDILILVAVDVKTAGAMVEMVRNAGVKLVTYEALIINTDIDIFVGFNHLRAGQIQGRFLITKVPKGNYIIMYADLPYDTFLKDGAMDFITPLVIIGNIKIVAVGSIKDWSPKIASSFMENALISNNKIDAILAPNDSIAGVAIEVLQKQGLAGKVVVTGMDAELSAIRRIIKGTQAMTLFKDTRESARKTIDVAIKLGNGEKVLTDEWMYNGKNHIPSILITPVFVDKDNIDEVLIKSGYLTKEDIYGSNIQ from the coding sequence ATGTATTTAGCTATACCAAATAGTTTTTTTATACCAGTTTGTTATGTTGATGATATTTTTAATATAGAAGAAACAATACAAGTACAAGAATATATTAGTCAAAGTTGTTTTCTAAATAAACTTGAAGCTAGAGAAGAATTAGTAATAGGCGTATCTTTACCTACTCAAAGAGATGAGAGATGGGTTAGGGATAGGAAAGCTATGGAAGCATATGCTAAAGAAAAAAAAGTTACTCTTAAGATAGAAATTTGTGAATATGATGTAGTTAAGCAAATTTCACAAGTAAAGAATCTAATATCACAAGGCATAGATATATTAATTTTGGTAGCTGTAGATGTAAAAACGGCAGGAGCTATGGTTGAAATGGTTAGGAATGCAGGAGTGAAGTTAGTAACTTATGAAGCACTTATAATAAATACTGACATAGATATTTTTGTTGGCTTCAATCACTTGAGAGCAGGACAAATTCAAGGACGGTTTCTTATTACGAAAGTACCTAAAGGAAATTATATTATTATGTATGCAGACTTACCTTATGATACCTTTTTAAAGGATGGTGCAATGGACTTTATAACCCCTCTAGTTATTATAGGAAATATAAAAATAGTTGCAGTAGGTTCAATTAAAGACTGGAGTCCGAAGATCGCTTCGAGTTTTATGGAAAATGCTTTAATTTCTAATAATAAGATTGATGCTATATTGGCTCCAAATGATTCTATAGCAGGTGTTGCAATTGAAGTGTTACAAAAACAAGGATTAGCAGGTAAGGTAGTAGTAACAGGGATGGATGCAGAATTGTCTGCTATTCGTAGGATAATTAAAGGAACTCAAGCAATGACTCTATTCAAAGATACTAGAGAATCGGCAAGGAAGACTATAGATGTTGCAATAAAATTAGGTAATGGAGAAAAGGTTTTAACGGACGAATGGATGTATAATGGCAAAAATCATATACCATCAATTCTTATTACACCAGTGTTTGTAGACAAGGATAATATAGATGAGGTTCTTATAAAAAGTGGATATTTAACCAAAGAAGATATATATGGAAGTAATATTCAATAA
- a CDS encoding winged helix-turn-helix transcriptional regulator — MENTKNLFGKCPYFTAQKVLAGKWSILIVYHLNDGTLRYGELQRRLCDITQATLTKQLRMLEDFGLVNRHVYSEIPPKVEYSLTELGKAFNPVLEQLEIWGNKYIESLEESD; from the coding sequence ATGGAAAATACGAAAAATCTTTTTGGAAAATGTCCATATTTCACTGCTCAGAAAGTACTTGCAGGAAAGTGGTCAATATTAATAGTGTATCATCTAAATGATGGAACTCTACGTTATGGAGAACTACAAAGAAGGCTTTGTGATATTACTCAAGCGACCTTAACAAAGCAGTTAAGAATGCTCGAAGATTTCGGATTGGTTAATAGGCATGTTTATTCAGAAATTCCACCTAAGGTTGAGTATTCACTAACTGAATTAGGCAAGGCATTCAATCCAGTGTTAGAACAACTGGAAATTTGGGGTAATAAGTATATTGAATCTCTTGAAGAAAGCGATTAA
- a CDS encoding pyridoxamine 5'-phosphate oxidase family protein, translated as MEKALEFLKESSTFYLATMDGDQPRVRPFGAVFEYEGRLYIVTNNTKKCFKEMIENPKVEISSMNKKGQWIRVTGEVANDDRREVKELAFENFPFLKSMYNIEDGIFAVLYFTKGTATISSLKGETETFSL; from the coding sequence ATGGAAAAAGCTTTAGAATTTTTAAAAGAAAGTAGTACTTTTTATTTAGCAACTATGGATGGAGATCAACCAAGAGTAAGACCTTTTGGTGCAGTTTTTGAATACGAAGGAAGATTATACATTGTTACAAACAATACAAAAAAATGCTTTAAGGAAATGATAGAAAATCCTAAGGTTGAAATCTCTAGTATGAATAAAAAAGGACAATGGATTCGTGTTACTGGAGAAGTTGCCAATGACGATAGACGCGAAGTAAAAGAGTTAGCATTTGAAAATTTCCCATTTTTAAAATCTATGTATAACATAGAGGATGGAATTTTTGCGGTTCTGTACTTTACAAAAGGAACAGCTACTATTTCTTCTCTTAAAGGTGAAACTGAAACATTCTCACTATAA
- a CDS encoding PH domain-containing protein, which produces MEYNKLNINSKKAWFIARAIPTIIISAILIGGDYYLTKKGDFFNDTSSLLANIAIGVIIFLMLLNTIVYPSLEYKQWRYIITKDKIEFSEGIYWISTVVIPIVRVQHIKINQGPINRKFNLANLHIYTAGGSYRIPNIEMKKAEEISDFLKDKVKEKVTENDR; this is translated from the coding sequence ATGGAGTACAATAAGTTAAACATAAACTCAAAGAAAGCTTGGTTTATAGCAAGAGCAATACCAACAATAATAATTTCAGCTATATTAATAGGCGGAGATTACTACCTAACAAAAAAGGGAGATTTCTTTAATGATACGAGTAGTTTACTAGCCAATATAGCAATAGGGGTAATAATATTCTTAATGCTTTTAAATACAATAGTATATCCATCACTGGAGTACAAGCAATGGCGTTATATAATAACAAAAGATAAAATAGAGTTTTCAGAAGGTATATATTGGATTAGTACTGTTGTAATTCCTATAGTAAGGGTTCAACATATCAAGATTAATCAAGGTCCTATAAACAGAAAATTTAACTTAGCGAATCTTCATATCTATACTGCAGGAGGAAGTTATAGAATTCCTAATATCGAGATGAAGAAAGCAGAAGAAATAAGTGATTTCTTAAAGGACAAGGTTAAAGAAAAGGTGACAGAAAATGATAGATAA
- a CDS encoding M20 metallopeptidase family protein, protein MNSLIKDAEALQAELVKHRRFLHQNPEIGFDLTITSEYVFKTLEAMGCKPERIVGSGIRVLIGKGTVDKTILIRADMDALNIEEEAEVQFKSKNGNMHACGHDFHTTMLLGAAKLLKQREAEIEGYVKLMFQPAEETIYGATSMIEAGILENPTVDAAMMIHVSVGSPIAKGTVLVAEPGASMAGSDWFKVTIKGEGAHGAMPQTGVDPLNVMVHVYLGLQEIISREIDNLDNTVLTVGTMQGGTVNNVIPDKAELRGSLRTFSKNNRDFIIKRIREVAEGIAKAYRAEAIVEMSNYTPALMNDAKNVAVAREFLSKYFGVDSFIPMGELTPGGKNMISEDFAFISQEVPSVQLFLCAGNSEEGYIYPIHHPKAIFDETVLSKGAAVYAGYAIEWLKKNI, encoded by the coding sequence ATGAATTCATTAATTAAAGATGCTGAAGCTTTGCAAGCAGAGCTAGTAAAACATAGAAGATTTCTTCATCAAAATCCGGAGATAGGCTTTGATTTGACTATAACCTCTGAATATGTGTTCAAAACTTTAGAAGCTATGGGATGTAAGCCAGAAAGAATTGTTGGTTCAGGGATAAGGGTATTAATCGGAAAAGGAACTGTAGATAAAACCATTCTTATAAGAGCAGATATGGATGCATTAAATATAGAGGAAGAAGCTGAGGTCCAATTTAAATCTAAAAATGGTAATATGCATGCTTGTGGTCACGATTTTCATACTACTATGTTGTTAGGTGCAGCAAAACTATTAAAGCAAAGAGAAGCTGAAATAGAAGGGTATGTTAAGCTAATGTTCCAGCCTGCAGAAGAAACTATCTATGGTGCTACTTCAATGATAGAAGCAGGAATTTTAGAAAATCCTACGGTCGATGCTGCTATGATGATACATGTCTCAGTGGGGAGTCCAATAGCAAAAGGAACTGTTCTAGTAGCAGAGCCAGGAGCTTCTATGGCGGGGAGTGATTGGTTTAAGGTAACTATAAAAGGAGAAGGAGCTCATGGAGCAATGCCGCAAACTGGGGTTGATCCATTAAATGTAATGGTACATGTCTATTTAGGGCTACAAGAAATAATTAGTAGGGAAATAGATAATCTTGATAATACTGTTTTAACGGTAGGAACTATGCAAGGTGGAACTGTAAATAATGTCATTCCAGATAAAGCTGAATTAAGAGGAAGTCTTCGAACTTTCAGTAAGAACAACAGGGACTTTATTATTAAAAGAATTAGAGAGGTAGCAGAAGGAATTGCTAAAGCATATAGGGCAGAAGCGATTGTTGAAATGTCCAATTATACTCCAGCTCTAATGAATGATGCTAAGAATGTAGCAGTTGCAAGGGAATTTTTATCAAAGTATTTTGGAGTGGATTCTTTTATACCAATGGGAGAGCTAACGCCAGGAGGCAAAAATATGATTTCAGAGGATTTTGCTTTTATATCTCAAGAAGTCCCGTCAGTACAACTTTTTCTTTGTGCTGGTAATTCAGAGGAGGGGTATATCTACCCAATTCATCATCCGAAAGCTATTTTTGATGAGACAGTTCTTTCAAAAGGAGCTGCAGTATATGCAGGGTATGCGATAGAATGGTTAAAGAAGAATATATAG
- a CDS encoding PH domain-containing protein yields MIDKPTRNHWIIIIQDLIKSIRSLIVFIIAVVSVRGKYTIPCGIIFVIGLVFMAIKRWYNTVYYAKDNILFYNTGVFEMSKQEIPFDKISTIDIGQSLLDRIFGICTVKIDSGSTANKDSEFKIKTSYEIAEKLRDTILNVQDENTNFEDIEEGKKENTIKRVITIKEIVKYAVTKGKLVWAMGAYFAVMNFADDIEKFTETSIIKNLTDSIDINNLFLENRIKLIAMILGMLIMVYVVVTIVSIIFEIIKMYNFTVKVQNKNFNISYGLLSKKEYSIPIEKIHALKYKQSIMQQLLGIYTLEAITIGYGDEKNEKAILYPIANDKFKEEFLSSILPEMIFSGEVRKPPKSSLKRFIFMRTLIFLVILIGLYFIIYAIPVEIKVGVIVVITLFSMLLGYLNYKNTSLGVTEKSIIASSGSLTKTTTLIKQSSIQSIEKIQNPFQRKAKVCDYKIDIYANVLAEVVKVRHMDESLNSELDKNLIM; encoded by the coding sequence ATGATAGATAAACCTACTAGAAATCATTGGATCATCATAATACAAGACCTAATTAAGTCAATAAGATCACTTATTGTATTTATAATAGCGGTAGTATCTGTTAGAGGAAAATATACGATTCCTTGTGGGATAATATTTGTAATTGGTTTAGTGTTTATGGCAATAAAAAGATGGTATAACACCGTGTATTATGCTAAGGATAATATATTATTTTATAACACTGGCGTATTTGAAATGTCTAAGCAAGAAATACCTTTTGATAAGATAAGTACCATAGATATAGGGCAAAGCTTACTTGATAGGATTTTTGGTATTTGTACTGTGAAAATTGATAGTGGAAGTACTGCTAACAAAGATTCAGAGTTCAAGATAAAAACATCATATGAAATAGCTGAAAAGCTTAGAGATACTATATTGAATGTTCAAGATGAGAATACAAATTTTGAGGATATTGAAGAAGGTAAAAAAGAAAACACTATCAAAAGAGTTATTACGATAAAAGAAATTGTTAAGTATGCAGTAACCAAAGGAAAATTAGTTTGGGCTATGGGAGCTTATTTTGCTGTTATGAATTTTGCAGATGATATAGAAAAGTTTACAGAAACATCTATAATCAAAAACTTAACTGACTCTATCGATATTAATAATTTGTTTTTAGAGAATAGGATAAAGCTTATAGCCATGATATTAGGTATGCTTATAATGGTGTATGTTGTGGTTACTATAGTATCTATTATATTTGAAATAATAAAGATGTATAATTTTACTGTAAAAGTTCAAAATAAAAATTTTAATATAAGCTATGGCTTGCTTAGTAAAAAAGAATATTCTATTCCAATAGAAAAGATACATGCTTTAAAGTATAAGCAGAGTATAATGCAGCAACTTTTAGGGATATATACCTTGGAGGCTATAACCATTGGGTATGGTGATGAAAAAAATGAAAAGGCTATATTATATCCTATAGCAAATGATAAGTTTAAAGAGGAATTTTTATCAAGTATTCTGCCAGAAATGATTTTTTCAGGAGAAGTGAGAAAACCACCTAAAAGTAGCCTAAAAAGATTCATTTTTATGAGAACTTTAATATTTCTAGTAATACTAATAGGATTATATTTTATTATTTATGCTATACCTGTTGAAATTAAGGTAGGTGTTATTGTTGTTATAACTTTATTTAGTATGTTATTAGGTTATTTAAATTATAAAAACACTTCATTAGGAGTGACAGAAAAAAGCATAATAGCAAGCAGTGGTAGTTTAACAAAAACAACGACTCTTATTAAGCAAAGTAGTATTCAATCTATAGAAAAAATTCAAAATCCATTCCAGAGAAAAGCTAAGGTTTGTGATTATAAAATAGATATATACGCAAATGTTTTGGCTGAAGTTGTTAAGGTGAGACATATGGATGAAAGTCTTAATAGCGAACTAGATAAAAATTTAATTATGTAA
- a CDS encoding X2-like carbohydrate binding domain-containing protein, translated as MKKKNIAYLVIALMMLLSVTVPSIPVLASSYLSSLTIEMYNSNKALETNTISPTFKIKNSSDSCLNLKDVTVRYYYTSDGNQEQNFWCDHAGALLGYNYVDNTSKVTGKFIKEPNSTPNYDTYLEIGFADGASTLAPNEEISIQTRITKADWSNYNQSNDYSFDPISSVPTTNDKIVVCISGIRVWGPPPISPILPPSISPTTASFDKNVTQQADIKVMLTLNNTSLKSISNGTQVLIAGTDFNVSGNYVTISKNYLAKQPFGTTILTFSFSDGTNSNLNIYSVHPDIILNVKVGTATGTCGSNVSVPITFLNVSTYNKLAVCELSVSFDSNMLEVSSITAGDIVTNPAQNLSYTVSGNTIRFAFLDDTLGEQLISHDGTFANINFKIKGTPSVSTSPLQIPLGVFADGQLNEVPFNIQNGYVRINATA; from the coding sequence ATGAAAAAGAAAAACATAGCCTATTTAGTCATAGCTTTGATGATGCTACTTTCAGTAACAGTACCTTCAATACCAGTTTTAGCATCCTCATACTTATCGTCACTAACAATTGAAATGTATAATTCCAATAAAGCATTAGAAACAAATACAATTTCACCGACTTTTAAAATTAAAAATTCTTCAGATTCTTGCTTAAACTTGAAGGATGTAACAGTAAGATACTATTATACAAGTGATGGTAACCAAGAACAAAATTTTTGGTGTGACCATGCTGGTGCTCTATTAGGATACAACTACGTAGACAATACAAGTAAAGTAACAGGTAAATTTATTAAAGAACCAAATAGCACACCTAATTATGATACTTATCTTGAAATTGGTTTTGCAGATGGAGCAAGCACCCTTGCACCAAATGAAGAGATATCTATTCAAACTAGAATAACAAAAGCAGATTGGTCAAATTATAATCAATCAAATGATTATTCCTTTGATCCAATAAGTTCAGTACCTACTACAAATGATAAAATTGTAGTATGCATATCTGGAATCAGAGTTTGGGGACCTCCACCGATTTCTCCAATACTCCCTCCATCTATCAGTCCTACAACTGCATCTTTTGACAAAAACGTAACTCAGCAAGCTGACATAAAGGTTATGTTGACCTTAAACAATACTTCTTTAAAGTCAATTAGTAACGGTACCCAAGTTCTGATTGCTGGAACTGATTTTAACGTAAGTGGGAACTACGTTACTATAAGTAAAAATTATCTTGCAAAACAACCCTTTGGAACTACAATATTAACTTTTTCATTTAGTGATGGTACTAATTCAAATTTAAACATATATTCTGTACATCCAGATATAATTTTGAATGTTAAAGTTGGTACTGCTACAGGCACATGTGGATCTAACGTATCAGTTCCTATAACTTTTCTGAACGTGTCAACTTATAATAAATTAGCAGTTTGTGAGCTTAGCGTATCTTTTGATTCAAATATGTTGGAGGTGTCCTCAATAACTGCTGGTGATATTGTAACAAACCCGGCACAGAACCTATCATATACTGTAAGTGGAAATACAATCCGTTTTGCATTTCTCGATGATACATTGGGAGAACAATTGATATCACATGATGGTACTTTTGCTAATATAAACTTTAAAATAAAAGGGACTCCATCTGTTTCAACTTCACCATTGCAAATACCCCTAGGAGTATTTGCAGATGGTCAACTCAACGAAGTTCCATTCAATATACAAAATGGATATGTTAGAATAAATGCAACTGCATAA
- a CDS encoding class I SAM-dependent methyltransferase — translation MYIFNGEHYDNFFQETEDISMYKKFASKYGREVLEIGIGTGRIAIELAKEGNKVMGIDFSKAMIDIGKKKAKNEKVDIEFIKADMRDFCVDKKFDLIIIQINTITHLLTLDDIEKFFNCVKKHLKDSGRFIIDFFNPIIEYLPKEFGDEFIFNKYKVSGNQETIEVYARTKYHRETQVTEHRLSYRIGDREISNEVLDMRIYFPQELEGYLKFNGFQVEEKYGTYDMKKFYAESPRQIIVSKL, via the coding sequence ATGTATATTTTTAACGGAGAACATTATGATAATTTTTTTCAAGAAACTGAAGATATATCAATGTATAAAAAATTTGCTAGTAAATATGGGAGAGAAGTACTAGAAATCGGAATTGGTACAGGTAGAATAGCAATTGAGTTAGCTAAAGAAGGCAACAAGGTTATGGGTATAGATTTTTCAAAAGCTATGATTGATATAGGTAAAAAGAAAGCTAAAAATGAAAAAGTTGATATAGAATTTATAAAAGCAGACATGAGAGATTTTTGTGTTGATAAAAAGTTTGATTTAATAATTATACAGATAAATACAATTACTCATTTGCTTACTCTTGATGATATAGAAAAGTTTTTCAACTGTGTGAAGAAGCATTTGAAAGATAGCGGAAGATTCATTATTGATTTCTTCAATCCAATAATCGAGTATTTACCAAAGGAATTTGGGGATGAATTTATCTTTAACAAATATAAGGTTTCTGGGAATCAGGAAACAATAGAAGTATATGCAAGAACTAAGTATCATAGAGAAACACAGGTAACAGAGCATAGATTAAGTTACAGAATAGGTGATAGAGAAATTAGCAATGAAGTCTTAGATATGAGGATATACTTTCCACAGGAGTTAGAGGGCTATTTGAAATTCAATGGTTTTCAAGTTGAGGAGAAGTATGGAACATATGATATGAAAAAATTTTATGCAGAATCTCCAAGGCAGATAATTGTTTCAAAATTGTAA